Proteins encoded within one genomic window of Mesorhizobium sp. AR10:
- a CDS encoding SRPBCC family protein — translation MALVIEGEERIAAPLQKVWEALNDPEVLKATIPGCQSLDMKSPTEMTATVVLKIGPIKATFNGEVTLKNLKPPHSYTIQGEGKGGIAGFAKGGADVTLTADGPDATILKYAAKADVGGKIAQLGSRLIESTSKKLAGQFFSSFGEKVGAA, via the coding sequence ATGGCTTTGGTGATCGAAGGCGAGGAACGCATCGCCGCACCCCTGCAAAAAGTATGGGAAGCGCTGAACGACCCCGAAGTTCTGAAGGCGACGATTCCTGGCTGCCAGAGCCTCGACATGAAATCGCCGACCGAAATGACGGCGACCGTGGTGCTGAAGATCGGGCCGATCAAGGCGACGTTCAACGGCGAGGTGACGCTGAAGAACCTCAAGCCGCCGCATTCCTACACGATCCAGGGCGAAGGCAAGGGCGGCATCGCCGGCTTTGCCAAGGGCGGCGCCGATGTGACGCTGACCGCCGACGGGCCGGATGCCACGATTCTCAAATACGCCGCCAAGGCCGATGTCGGCGGCAAGATCGCCCAGCTTGGCAGCCGACTGATCGAATCGACCTCAAAGAAACTGGCCGGGCAGTTTTTTTCAAGCTTCGGCGAGAAAGTGGGCGCAGCCTAA